One part of the Parambassis ranga chromosome 8, fParRan2.1, whole genome shotgun sequence genome encodes these proteins:
- the svilc gene encoding supervillin isoform X1, whose amino-acid sequence MENPVLEPRSERIARYKAERRRELAERFGTVEELPSKWVRRDSREVHEPAHRGMFNSDGRGERVNGRTQAELTNGLEADTPPETNYLRRSTLLYPYLLPLTPTTPSQDSASIQSEEGPTVPLGLDAPQLHTRVSVGQLRSALLQQSESGAQPEKVCPDAGRATSSLDLAVKPGSEGSRRRTRRYLPGGSIGGRKTSERFRTQPITANEMEESSGLLDAEEEENSKADVKTDDRAKMSVAAKMSLFKELEKSAAPEASALLKPRSGSVSHERRTRRGNDHRFLTQPITCEEIVAISAPKPAPPVEVPSVQAESAEDGDESCKLSMSEKLALFNKLSLPGRLGASPADGPPERRRQKGARYRTQPITVEEVSLLQKGPIQLPAFCLSPDLTDRQQGSSVNLKPSELRLSQPRPEVCPTPGDPGPTQQGLQRYDSEPALKGILKKSRSAGPEWSRMEGGQVDTPISHQQNGGGCGEAVMHGRTEESERQEISAAPRRVRREEGTAAPWRQRGRNRRETIACTPVRAMPEQDAPQEERPCQTEPQEQTLSSVGNRVQQEEEPDSVRKMDGETKATGLVHVTPADCIPKTQDTTSSSSSRHQQEESENLNDECINTQCWEPVFASVYSISTPQYIMCFNQTNLSFEAQEVASPTKNLSQPQWRQKTKGAEHEISEAEDINSQQESKEHEAACVTRIDAGSPDPDRNDVSHNRRQSTEVSSCTYEAEISTQPVAELDAPQEGRVETPGQESNICGGGFFSEQSPPSAPTETEQDLDILCQTNTPILTSAVAEHRRAVRPSRRTQGSRNPLRALAAREDIRQDYYMGERVNTAAEERIQAEKKSKNSSESHLVDCFSHSDAETIKTYPPFSSLMLIHIKGRRHVQVRLVEPSARSLNSGDCFLLVTPEHCILWSGEFANEQEKAKALELASFLQSQRDLGCQAVQVVHLKEGLNSDSSIAADFWSLLGGRTQYRGAGAPEEDELYECGVVESNCVYRLVENRLVPHEQAWASTPSISLLGSSEALVFDFGSEVYLWHGQDVSLRRRNVALQLTNQVWVGAYDYSNCRVNPLDPTQSNPSIQLRGEGRPVWALFGVLSQHNETALFREKFLDWTCRSGVSKEEAATIRDETQVHLTSVPAQLSQPVSPSSDVLSPCDAKVLVSGQSLEGDSVIHTVLSGVDVQRGHGVIMMEEGRKMELETLAVDTWHVQEFDDSEIPVESTGQLHEGDSYVIRWTYSINTVDSSDECDIGPKEYTAFFLWRGRNSSVSGRDTAAFLSIGMKNHDGSQVVVPQGKEPPCFLQLFQGGLVIHMGRREEAATNADWRLFCVRGELPEEGLLLEVECCCAGLRSRGSVVLLNSQQGVLYLWNGCKAHSSTKEVSKRTVERLTQTCPPELGLRKSSPVKVEVVEEGSEPAEFWTALGQMDRKAYDCMLQDPGKYNFTPRLFYLSTSSGSFKAEELQCPARLPGLVMAMPFVQESLYSVPQPALFLLDNRLEVYLWQKGQPEQTESSASAWTLWHNERKCAMQTALQYCREMNPRRPPQAYLIFEGLEPLTFTNVFPRWERSLGRHAQGDTGRMKLTLVQDALAQLMKTQYPLEELLRCPLPEGVDPQHLEVYLSDQDFQTILEMKRDEYASLPSWKQIDLKKSKGLFC is encoded by the exons ATGGAGAATCCGGTCCTGGAGCCCAGATCGGAGCGGATTGCCCGCTACAAGGCTGAGAGGAGGCGAGAGCTGGCTGAACGCTTCGGCACAGTGGAGGAGCTTCCTTCTAAATGGGTGAGGAGAGATTCGAGAGAGGTGCACGAGCCAGCACACAGAGGGATGTTTAACTCGGACGGCCGTGGTGAAAGAGTGAATGGCAGAACACAAGCAGAGCTTACAAATGGATTGGAGGCAGACACTCCTCCAGAGACCAACTACCTGAGAAG ATCCACACTTCTCTACCCTTACCTCCTTCCCCTCACTCCCACCACCCCCAGCCAGGACTCTGCCAGCATTCAGAGTGAGGAGGGGCCCACTGTCCCTCTCGGACTCGACGCTCCGCAGCTCCACACACGGGTGTCAGTGGGCCAGTTGAGAAGTGCCCTTCTGCAGCAATCGGAGAGTGGAGCGCAGCCCGAGAAAGT CTGCCCTGATGCAGGGCGAGCCACCTCCTCTCTGGACCTGGCTGTGAAGCCGGGCTCTGAGGGGAGCCGGCGACGCACTCGGCGTTACCTCCCAGGAGGGTCAATTGGCGGTCGCAAGACCAGCGAACGCTTCAGgacacagccaatcacagccaaTGAGATGGAGGAGAGCAGCGG GCTCCTGgatgcagaagaagaggagaacagCAAAG CGGATGTGAAAACAGATGACAGAGCCAAAATGAGTGTTGCAGCCAAGATGTCTTTGTTTAAA GAGCTGGAGAAGTCTGCCGCCCCCGAGGCCTCGGCTCTCCTGAAGCCCCGTTCAGGCAGCGTCAGTCATGAACGCAGGACGCGGCGTGGCAACGACCATCGCTTTCTTACACAGCCAATCACCTGTGAAGAAATTGTGGCAATCAG TGCTCCCAAACCAGCACCTCCAGTGGAAGTCCCCTCTGTCCAGGCTGAGTCAGCAGAGGACGGCGATGAGAGCTGCAAGCTGAGTATGAGCGAGAAGCTAGCCCTCTTCAACAAACTGTCTCTTCCCGGGAGGCTTGGGGCCAGCCCGGCTGATGGGCCCCCAGAGAGGCGAAGGCAGAAGGGTGCTCGGTACCGCACACAGCCCATCACTGTAGAGGAGGTCAGTCTG CTCCAGAAAGGCCCCATCCAGCTTCCTGCCTTCTGTTTGTCCCCTgatctgactgacagacagcagggctCATCTGTCAACCTAAAACCCAGTGAGTTACGTCTCTCCCAGCCAAGACCAGAGGTCTGCCCCACTCCCGGAGACCCAGGTCCCACCCAGCAGGGCCTGCAGCGCTATGACTCTGAGCCGGCTTTGAAGGGAATCCTGAAGAAGAGCCGCTCTGCAGGCCCGGAGTGGAGCAGAATGGAGGGTGGTCAAGTGGATACACCCATCAGCCACCAGCAGAATGGTGGAGGCTGTGGAGAAGCAGTGATGCATGGGAGGACGGAGGAAAGTGAGAGGCAGGAGATTTCTGCGGCACCACGAAGAGTGAGACGTGAAGAGGGGACTGCTGCTCCATGGAGACAGAGGGGTCGGAACAGAAGGGAAACTATTGCTTGCACACCAGTAAGAGCCATGCCTGAGCAGGATGCTCCTCAGGAGGAGAGGCCCTGTCAGACCGAACCACAGGAACAGACCCTGTCATCTGTGGGAAACAGAGTCCA GCAAGAAGAGGAGCCAGACAGTGTgaggaagatggatggagaaaCCAAAGCCACAGGACTCGTTCATGTCACCCCGGCAGATTGTATTCCAAAAACGCAGGatacaaccagcagcagcagcagcaggcatcag CAGGAAGAGTCAGAAAATCTTAATGATGAGTGCATCAACACTCAGTGCTGG GAGCCCGTCTTTGCCTCTGTCTATTCTATCAGTACGCCCCAGTATATCATGTGTTTCAACCAG ACTAATCTGTCTTTTGAGGCACAAGAAGTCGCCTCCCCTACAAAGAACTTGAGTCAGCCCCAGTGGAGACAGAAG ACTAAAGGAGCTGAGCATGAGATCTCAGAAGCCGAAGACATAAATTCACAGCAGGAAAGCAAAGAACATGAGGCTGCATGCGTGACTAGAATAG ATGCTGGATCTCCTGATCCAGACAGAAATGATGTCTCTCACAACAGGAGACAGTCTACAGAAGTTTCATCATGCACGTATGAAG CAGAGATCTCCACACAGCCTGTGGCGGAATTGGACG CTCCTCAGGAGGGGAGGGTGGAGACACCTGGACAGGAATCGAACATATGTGGTGGAGGTTTCTTTAGCGAGCAGTCCCCTCCTTCTGCTCCCACAGAAACTGAGCAGGACCTGGACATCCTCTGCCAGACCAACACACCCAT actgaccTCAGCTGTTGCAGAACACAGGCGGGCAGTACGTCCGTCCCGTCGGACTCAGGGCTCCAGAAACCCACTGAGGGCTCTGGCAGCCAGAGAGGACATCAGGCAGGACTACTACATGGGGGAAAGAgtaaacacagctgctgaggaGAGAATCCAAGCAGAGAAGA aGTCTAAGAACTCGTCTGAGTCACATCTTGTAGACTGCTTCTCTCACTCAGATGCTGAGACAATCAAAACGTACCCTCCCTTCAGCAGTCTGATGCTCATCCACATCAAAG GTAGGCGGCATGTTCAGGTCCGTCTGGTTGAGCCCTCAGCGCGGTCACTGAACAGTGGAGACTGCTTCCTGCTGGTCACACCAGAGCACTGCATCCTGTGGAGTGGAGAGTTTGCCAACGAACAGGAAAAGGCAAAG GCTTTAGAGCTGGCATCCTTCCTCCAGAGCCAGAGGGACCTCGGATGTCAGGCCGTCCAGGTTGTCCATCTGAAGGAGGGACTGAACTCTGACAGCAGCATTGCTGCAGACTTCTGGAGTCTTCTAGGAGGAAGAACGCAATACAGAG GAGCAGGTGCACCAGAGGAGGATGAGCTCTATGAGTGCGGTGTGGTGGAGTCTAACTGTGTTTACAGGCTGGTGGAGAACAGACTGGTGCCTCATGAACAAGCCTGGGCCTCCACTCCCAGCATCTCCCTGCTGGGCTCCTCTGAG gcccTGGTGTTTGATTTCGGCAGTGAGGTGTATCTGTGGCATGGACAGGATGTGTCCCTCAGGAGGAGAAATGTTGCTCTTCAGCTGACTAATCAAGTGTGGGTCGGTGCCTATGACTACAGCAACTGTCGAGTCAACCCACTGGATCCCACTCAGAGTAACCCCAGCATTCAGCT GAGAGGTGAGGGCCGTCCTGTATGGGCTCTGTTTGGTGTCCTCTCTCAGCACAATGAGACGGCTCTGTTCAGGGAGAAGTTCCTGGACTGGACATGCAGGAGTGGAGTCAGTAAAGAAGAAGCTGCTACAATCAGAGACGAGACGCAGGTTCATCTCACA tccgTCCCAGCTCAGTTGTCCCAGCCTGTGTCCCCGTCCTCAGATGTCCTCAGTCCCTGTGATGCCAAAGTTTTAGTGTCTGGTCAGTCGTTGGAAGGGGACAGTGTCATCCACACTGTGCTGTCCGGGGTCGATGTCCAGAGAGGCCATGGTGTTATCATGATGGAGGAAGGACGTAAGATGGAGCTGGAAACTCTAGCAGTGGACACCTGGCATGTCCAGGAGTTTGACGACAGTGAGATCCCAGTGGAGAGCACCGGACAGCTTCATGAAGGAGACTCCTATGTCATCCGCTGGACATACAGCATCAACACTGTTG ACAGCTCTGATGAGTGTGACATTGGTCCAAAGGAATACACCGCCTTCTTTTTGTGGCGAGGGCGGAACTCCAGTGTGAGTGGGCGGGACACAGCTGCTTTCCTGTCCATTGGGATGAAGAACCATGATGGgtcacag GTGGTGGTACCTCAGGGAAAGGAACCTCCTTGTTTCCTGCAGCTGTTTCAGGGAGGTCTGGTCATTCACATGGGCAGGAGAGAGGAAGCTGCTACGAATGCAG ATTGGCGTCTGTTCTGTGTGCGAGGGGAGCTGCCAGAGGAGGGTTTGCTGTTAGAGGTGGAGTGCTGCTGTGCTGGTCTAAGGTCCAGGGGCTCGGTTGTCTTGCTGAATAGCCAGCAGGGGGTGCTGTACCTCTGGAATGGCTGTAAAGCTCACAGCAGCACCAAAGAAGTCAGCAAGAGGACTGTGGAACGTCTCACACAGAC gtgtCCACCAGAGCTGGGTCTCAGAAAAAGCAGCCCTGTGAAGGTGGAGGTTGTGGAGGAAGGTTCAGAACCTGCAGAGTTCTGGACAGCTCTTGGGCAGATGGACAGGAAGGCCTACGACTGCATGCTTCAAG ATCCGGGCAAGTATAACTTCACACCTCGCCTCTTCTATCTGAGTACCTCCTCTGGAAGTTTTAAGGCCGAGGAGCTTCAGTGTCCAGCTCGGCTGCCGGGCCTTGTGATGGCAATGCCCTTTGTACAGGAGAGTCTGTATTCTGTACCACAACCAG CCTTGTTCCTGCTTGACAACCGTCTGGAGGTCTACCTGTGGCAAAAAGGTCAGCCCGAGCAGACGGAGAGCTCAGCCTCGGCCTGGACCCTCTGGCATAATGAGAGAAAGTGTGCCATGCAGACAGCGCTGCAGTACTGCAGAG AGATGAACCCAAGAAGGCCACCACAGGCCTACCTCATCTTTGAGGGGTTGGAACCTCTCACCTTCACTAATGTCTTTCCCCGCTGGGAGAGAAGCCTGGGACGCCACGCACAG GGCGACACGGGGCGAATGAAGCTGACCTTGGTGCAGGACGCCCTGGCCCAGCTCATGAAGACCCAGTACCCTCTGGAAGAGCTGCTGCGGTGCCCCTTACCTGAAGGAGTGGACCCCCAGCACCTGGAGGTCTATCTGTCTGACCAGGACTTCCAG ACTATTTTGGAAATGAAGAGAGATGAATATGCCTCCCTCCCAAGTTGGAAGCAAATTGATctgaagaaaagcaaagggctgTTTTGTTAG
- the svilc gene encoding supervillin isoform X5 yields the protein MENPVLEPRSERIARYKAERRRELAERFGTVEELPSKWVRRDSREVHEPAHRGMFNSDGRGERVNGRTQAELTNGLEADTPPETNYLRRSTLLYPYLLPLTPTTPSQDSASIQSEEGPTVPLGLDAPQLHTRVSVGQLRSALLQQSESGAQPEKVCPDAGRATSSLDLAVKPGSEGSRRRTRRYLPGGSIGGRKTSERFRTQPITANEMEESSGLLDAEEEENSKADVKTDDRAKMSVAAKMSLFKELEKSAAPEASALLKPRSGSVSHERRTRRGNDHRFLTQPITCEEIVAISAPKPAPPVEVPSVQAESAEDGDESCKLSMSEKLALFNKLSLPGRLGASPADGPPERRRQKGARYRTQPITVEEVSLLQKGPIQLPAFCLSPDLTDRQQGSSVNLKPSELRLSQPRPEVCPTPGDPGPTQQGLQRYDSEPALKGILKKSRSAGPEWSRMEGGQVDTPISHQQNGGGCGEAVMHGRTEESERQEISAAPRRVRREEGTAAPWRQRGRNRRETIACTPVRAMPEQDAPQEERPCQTEPQEQTLSSVGNRVQQEEEPDSVRKMDGETKATGLVHVTPADCIPKTQDTTSSSSSRHQTNLSFEAQEVASPTKNLSQPQWRQKTKGAEHEISEAEDINSQQESKEHEAACVTRIDAGSPDPDRNDVSHNRRQSTEVSSCTYEAEISTQPVAELDAPQEGRVETPGQESNICGGGFFSEQSPPSAPTETEQDLDILCQTNTPILTSAVAEHRRAVRPSRRTQGSRNPLRALAAREDIRQDYYMGERVNTAAEERIQAEKKSKNSSESHLVDCFSHSDAETIKTYPPFSSLMLIHIKGRRHVQVRLVEPSARSLNSGDCFLLVTPEHCILWSGEFANEQEKAKALELASFLQSQRDLGCQAVQVVHLKEGLNSDSSIAADFWSLLGGRTQYRGAGAPEEDELYECGVVESNCVYRLVENRLVPHEQAWASTPSISLLGSSEALVFDFGSEVYLWHGQDVSLRRRNVALQLTNQVWVGAYDYSNCRVNPLDPTQSNPSIQLRGEGRPVWALFGVLSQHNETALFREKFLDWTCRSGVSKEEAATIRDETQVHLTSVPAQLSQPVSPSSDVLSPCDAKVLVSGQSLEGDSVIHTVLSGVDVQRGHGVIMMEEGRKMELETLAVDTWHVQEFDDSEIPVESTGQLHEGDSYVIRWTYSINTVDSSDECDIGPKEYTAFFLWRGRNSSVSGRDTAAFLSIGMKNHDGSQVVVPQGKEPPCFLQLFQGGLVIHMGRREEAATNADWRLFCVRGELPEEGLLLEVECCCAGLRSRGSVVLLNSQQGVLYLWNGCKAHSSTKEVSKRTVERLTQTCPPELGLRKSSPVKVEVVEEGSEPAEFWTALGQMDRKAYDCMLQDPGKYNFTPRLFYLSTSSGSFKAEELQCPARLPGLVMAMPFVQESLYSVPQPALFLLDNRLEVYLWQKGQPEQTESSASAWTLWHNERKCAMQTALQYCREMNPRRPPQAYLIFEGLEPLTFTNVFPRWERSLGRHAQGDTGRMKLTLVQDALAQLMKTQYPLEELLRCPLPEGVDPQHLEVYLSDQDFQTILEMKRDEYASLPSWKQIDLKKSKGLFC from the exons ATGGAGAATCCGGTCCTGGAGCCCAGATCGGAGCGGATTGCCCGCTACAAGGCTGAGAGGAGGCGAGAGCTGGCTGAACGCTTCGGCACAGTGGAGGAGCTTCCTTCTAAATGGGTGAGGAGAGATTCGAGAGAGGTGCACGAGCCAGCACACAGAGGGATGTTTAACTCGGACGGCCGTGGTGAAAGAGTGAATGGCAGAACACAAGCAGAGCTTACAAATGGATTGGAGGCAGACACTCCTCCAGAGACCAACTACCTGAGAAG ATCCACACTTCTCTACCCTTACCTCCTTCCCCTCACTCCCACCACCCCCAGCCAGGACTCTGCCAGCATTCAGAGTGAGGAGGGGCCCACTGTCCCTCTCGGACTCGACGCTCCGCAGCTCCACACACGGGTGTCAGTGGGCCAGTTGAGAAGTGCCCTTCTGCAGCAATCGGAGAGTGGAGCGCAGCCCGAGAAAGT CTGCCCTGATGCAGGGCGAGCCACCTCCTCTCTGGACCTGGCTGTGAAGCCGGGCTCTGAGGGGAGCCGGCGACGCACTCGGCGTTACCTCCCAGGAGGGTCAATTGGCGGTCGCAAGACCAGCGAACGCTTCAGgacacagccaatcacagccaaTGAGATGGAGGAGAGCAGCGG GCTCCTGgatgcagaagaagaggagaacagCAAAG CGGATGTGAAAACAGATGACAGAGCCAAAATGAGTGTTGCAGCCAAGATGTCTTTGTTTAAA GAGCTGGAGAAGTCTGCCGCCCCCGAGGCCTCGGCTCTCCTGAAGCCCCGTTCAGGCAGCGTCAGTCATGAACGCAGGACGCGGCGTGGCAACGACCATCGCTTTCTTACACAGCCAATCACCTGTGAAGAAATTGTGGCAATCAG TGCTCCCAAACCAGCACCTCCAGTGGAAGTCCCCTCTGTCCAGGCTGAGTCAGCAGAGGACGGCGATGAGAGCTGCAAGCTGAGTATGAGCGAGAAGCTAGCCCTCTTCAACAAACTGTCTCTTCCCGGGAGGCTTGGGGCCAGCCCGGCTGATGGGCCCCCAGAGAGGCGAAGGCAGAAGGGTGCTCGGTACCGCACACAGCCCATCACTGTAGAGGAGGTCAGTCTG CTCCAGAAAGGCCCCATCCAGCTTCCTGCCTTCTGTTTGTCCCCTgatctgactgacagacagcagggctCATCTGTCAACCTAAAACCCAGTGAGTTACGTCTCTCCCAGCCAAGACCAGAGGTCTGCCCCACTCCCGGAGACCCAGGTCCCACCCAGCAGGGCCTGCAGCGCTATGACTCTGAGCCGGCTTTGAAGGGAATCCTGAAGAAGAGCCGCTCTGCAGGCCCGGAGTGGAGCAGAATGGAGGGTGGTCAAGTGGATACACCCATCAGCCACCAGCAGAATGGTGGAGGCTGTGGAGAAGCAGTGATGCATGGGAGGACGGAGGAAAGTGAGAGGCAGGAGATTTCTGCGGCACCACGAAGAGTGAGACGTGAAGAGGGGACTGCTGCTCCATGGAGACAGAGGGGTCGGAACAGAAGGGAAACTATTGCTTGCACACCAGTAAGAGCCATGCCTGAGCAGGATGCTCCTCAGGAGGAGAGGCCCTGTCAGACCGAACCACAGGAACAGACCCTGTCATCTGTGGGAAACAGAGTCCA GCAAGAAGAGGAGCCAGACAGTGTgaggaagatggatggagaaaCCAAAGCCACAGGACTCGTTCATGTCACCCCGGCAGATTGTATTCCAAAAACGCAGGatacaaccagcagcagcagcagcaggcatcag ACTAATCTGTCTTTTGAGGCACAAGAAGTCGCCTCCCCTACAAAGAACTTGAGTCAGCCCCAGTGGAGACAGAAG ACTAAAGGAGCTGAGCATGAGATCTCAGAAGCCGAAGACATAAATTCACAGCAGGAAAGCAAAGAACATGAGGCTGCATGCGTGACTAGAATAG ATGCTGGATCTCCTGATCCAGACAGAAATGATGTCTCTCACAACAGGAGACAGTCTACAGAAGTTTCATCATGCACGTATGAAG CAGAGATCTCCACACAGCCTGTGGCGGAATTGGACG CTCCTCAGGAGGGGAGGGTGGAGACACCTGGACAGGAATCGAACATATGTGGTGGAGGTTTCTTTAGCGAGCAGTCCCCTCCTTCTGCTCCCACAGAAACTGAGCAGGACCTGGACATCCTCTGCCAGACCAACACACCCAT actgaccTCAGCTGTTGCAGAACACAGGCGGGCAGTACGTCCGTCCCGTCGGACTCAGGGCTCCAGAAACCCACTGAGGGCTCTGGCAGCCAGAGAGGACATCAGGCAGGACTACTACATGGGGGAAAGAgtaaacacagctgctgaggaGAGAATCCAAGCAGAGAAGA aGTCTAAGAACTCGTCTGAGTCACATCTTGTAGACTGCTTCTCTCACTCAGATGCTGAGACAATCAAAACGTACCCTCCCTTCAGCAGTCTGATGCTCATCCACATCAAAG GTAGGCGGCATGTTCAGGTCCGTCTGGTTGAGCCCTCAGCGCGGTCACTGAACAGTGGAGACTGCTTCCTGCTGGTCACACCAGAGCACTGCATCCTGTGGAGTGGAGAGTTTGCCAACGAACAGGAAAAGGCAAAG GCTTTAGAGCTGGCATCCTTCCTCCAGAGCCAGAGGGACCTCGGATGTCAGGCCGTCCAGGTTGTCCATCTGAAGGAGGGACTGAACTCTGACAGCAGCATTGCTGCAGACTTCTGGAGTCTTCTAGGAGGAAGAACGCAATACAGAG GAGCAGGTGCACCAGAGGAGGATGAGCTCTATGAGTGCGGTGTGGTGGAGTCTAACTGTGTTTACAGGCTGGTGGAGAACAGACTGGTGCCTCATGAACAAGCCTGGGCCTCCACTCCCAGCATCTCCCTGCTGGGCTCCTCTGAG gcccTGGTGTTTGATTTCGGCAGTGAGGTGTATCTGTGGCATGGACAGGATGTGTCCCTCAGGAGGAGAAATGTTGCTCTTCAGCTGACTAATCAAGTGTGGGTCGGTGCCTATGACTACAGCAACTGTCGAGTCAACCCACTGGATCCCACTCAGAGTAACCCCAGCATTCAGCT GAGAGGTGAGGGCCGTCCTGTATGGGCTCTGTTTGGTGTCCTCTCTCAGCACAATGAGACGGCTCTGTTCAGGGAGAAGTTCCTGGACTGGACATGCAGGAGTGGAGTCAGTAAAGAAGAAGCTGCTACAATCAGAGACGAGACGCAGGTTCATCTCACA tccgTCCCAGCTCAGTTGTCCCAGCCTGTGTCCCCGTCCTCAGATGTCCTCAGTCCCTGTGATGCCAAAGTTTTAGTGTCTGGTCAGTCGTTGGAAGGGGACAGTGTCATCCACACTGTGCTGTCCGGGGTCGATGTCCAGAGAGGCCATGGTGTTATCATGATGGAGGAAGGACGTAAGATGGAGCTGGAAACTCTAGCAGTGGACACCTGGCATGTCCAGGAGTTTGACGACAGTGAGATCCCAGTGGAGAGCACCGGACAGCTTCATGAAGGAGACTCCTATGTCATCCGCTGGACATACAGCATCAACACTGTTG ACAGCTCTGATGAGTGTGACATTGGTCCAAAGGAATACACCGCCTTCTTTTTGTGGCGAGGGCGGAACTCCAGTGTGAGTGGGCGGGACACAGCTGCTTTCCTGTCCATTGGGATGAAGAACCATGATGGgtcacag GTGGTGGTACCTCAGGGAAAGGAACCTCCTTGTTTCCTGCAGCTGTTTCAGGGAGGTCTGGTCATTCACATGGGCAGGAGAGAGGAAGCTGCTACGAATGCAG ATTGGCGTCTGTTCTGTGTGCGAGGGGAGCTGCCAGAGGAGGGTTTGCTGTTAGAGGTGGAGTGCTGCTGTGCTGGTCTAAGGTCCAGGGGCTCGGTTGTCTTGCTGAATAGCCAGCAGGGGGTGCTGTACCTCTGGAATGGCTGTAAAGCTCACAGCAGCACCAAAGAAGTCAGCAAGAGGACTGTGGAACGTCTCACACAGAC gtgtCCACCAGAGCTGGGTCTCAGAAAAAGCAGCCCTGTGAAGGTGGAGGTTGTGGAGGAAGGTTCAGAACCTGCAGAGTTCTGGACAGCTCTTGGGCAGATGGACAGGAAGGCCTACGACTGCATGCTTCAAG ATCCGGGCAAGTATAACTTCACACCTCGCCTCTTCTATCTGAGTACCTCCTCTGGAAGTTTTAAGGCCGAGGAGCTTCAGTGTCCAGCTCGGCTGCCGGGCCTTGTGATGGCAATGCCCTTTGTACAGGAGAGTCTGTATTCTGTACCACAACCAG CCTTGTTCCTGCTTGACAACCGTCTGGAGGTCTACCTGTGGCAAAAAGGTCAGCCCGAGCAGACGGAGAGCTCAGCCTCGGCCTGGACCCTCTGGCATAATGAGAGAAAGTGTGCCATGCAGACAGCGCTGCAGTACTGCAGAG AGATGAACCCAAGAAGGCCACCACAGGCCTACCTCATCTTTGAGGGGTTGGAACCTCTCACCTTCACTAATGTCTTTCCCCGCTGGGAGAGAAGCCTGGGACGCCACGCACAG GGCGACACGGGGCGAATGAAGCTGACCTTGGTGCAGGACGCCCTGGCCCAGCTCATGAAGACCCAGTACCCTCTGGAAGAGCTGCTGCGGTGCCCCTTACCTGAAGGAGTGGACCCCCAGCACCTGGAGGTCTATCTGTCTGACCAGGACTTCCAG ACTATTTTGGAAATGAAGAGAGATGAATATGCCTCCCTCCCAAGTTGGAAGCAAATTGATctgaagaaaagcaaagggctgTTTTGTTAG